One Chanodichthys erythropterus isolate Z2021 chromosome 10, ASM2448905v1, whole genome shotgun sequence DNA segment encodes these proteins:
- the golga7 gene encoding golgin subfamily A member 7 produces MAETHSLQDLRQAAVASKVFVQRDYTSGTICKFQTKFPAELESRIDKQQFEETMQTLNNLYAEAEKLGGRSYLEGCLACLTAYTIFLCMETHYEKVLKKIAKYIQEQNEKIYAPLGLLLTDPIERGLRVVEITIFEDRSIGSR; encoded by the exons ATGGCGGAg ACGCACAGCTTGCAGGACCTGCGGCAAGCAGCCGTCGCCTCCAAGGTTTTTGTTCAGAGAGACTACACCTCCGGCACCATCTGCAAGTTTCAGACCAAGTTCCCAGCAGAGCTGGAGAGCAGG ATTGACAAGCAGCAGTTTGAGGAGACCATGCAGACCCTAAATAATCTCTATGCAGAGGCGGAGAAGCTGGGCGGCAGGTCATATCTGGAGGGCTGTCTGGCCTGTCTCACTGCATACACAATCTTCCTCTGCATGGAGACCCACTATGAGAAG GTGCTGAAAAAGATTGCCAAGTACATCCAGGAGCAGAATGAGAAGATCTATGCTCCTCTTGGGCTTCTCCTGACTGACCCCATAGAGAGGGGACTCAGAGTT GTGGAGATCACTATTTTTGAGGATAGAAGTATTGGTTCAAGATAA
- the loxl2a gene encoding lysyl oxidase homolog 2A isoform X2, whose translation MRKRKNYWSFSVNCTGNEAHLSSCKLGKPLVPKRNGTCGHGLPVVVSCVPGRAFAPSSSIGFRKAYRPEQPLVRLRGGANIGEGRVEVLKNGVWGTVCDDNWNLRAATVVCRELGFGSAKEALSGAKLGQGMGPVHMNEVECSGFEKSLTDCYFNNDALGCNHEEDAAVRCNVPAMGFQKRIRLSGGRNPFEGRVEVLADKNGSLVWGTVCSENWGIIEAMVVCRQLGLGFASHAFQETWYWAGDANADNVVMSGVRCSGTEMSLPQCLHHGKHIDCPKGGGRFAAGVSCSDTAPDLVLNAQLVEQTTYLEDRPMYALQCALEENCLSSTAKKNDHSSYRRLLRFSSQIHNVGQADFRPKMGYHAWTWHECHRHYHSIEVFTHYDLLSLNGTKVAEGHKASFCLEDTQCDEGIQKRYACANFGEQGITVGCWDTYRHDIDCQWIDITDVKPGDYIFQVVINPNYDVAESDYTNNVLKCKCRYDGYRIWAYNCHTGGSLSSDMDEYPGMSNQLHRR comes from the exons ATGCGTAAGAGAAAGAACTACTGGAGTTTTTCAGTGAACTGCACAGGAAATGAAGCTCATCTGTCCAGCTGTAAATTGGGCAAACCCCTGGTGCCCAAAAGGAATGGCACTTGTGGACATGGCCTGCCTGTGGTGGTCAGCTGTGTGCCTGGAAGAGCTTTTGCCCCCTCATCCTCCATTGGCTTCCGCAAGGCCTACAGACCAGAG CAACCCCTGGTTCGTCTGCGGGGAGGTGCTAATATCGGTGAAGGGCGAGTGGAGGTGCTGAAGAATGGTGTTTGGGGAACGGTCTGTGACGATAACTGGAACCTGAGGGCCGCTACCGTTGTGTGTCGAGAGCTGGGCTTCGGGAGCGCCAAGGAGGCTCTCAGTGGAGCAAAGTTAGGACAAG GAATGGGTCCGGTCCACATGAACGAGGTGGAGTGCTCTGGATTTGAGAAATCTCTCACTGACTGCTACTTCAATAATGATGCGCTGGGCTGCAATCATGAGGAAGACGCTGCCGTACGCTGCAATGTACCTGCCATGggtttccagaagagg ATTCGCCTAAGCGGAGGAAGAAACCCCTTTGAGGGACGTGTAGAAGTTCTCGCTGATAAGAACGGTTCTCTGGTTTGGGGAACTGTTTGTAGTGAAAACTGGGGGATTATAGAGGCCATGGTGGTCTGCAGACAGCTGGGATTAGGCTTCGCCAGCCATGCTTTTCAG GAGACGTGGTACTGGGCTGGAGATGCAAATGCAGACAATGTTGTGATGAGTGGGGTCAGATGCTCAGGAACTGAGATGAGTCTTCCTCAGTGTCTTCATCACGGGAAACACATCGACTGCCCGAAAGGAGGAGGACGCTTCGCCGCTGGGGTCTCCTGCTCTGATA CGGCTCCTGACCTGGTGTTAAACGCCCAACTGGTTGAGCAGACCACCTATCTGGAGGACCGGCCCATGTACGCCCTACAGTGCGCCCTAGAGGAGAACTGCCTGTCCAGCACAGCGAAAAAGAATGACCACAGCTCCTACCGCCGCCTTCTCCGCTTCTCTTCCCAGATCCACAACGTCGGCCAAGCTGACTTCAGACCCAAAATGGGTTACCATGCCTGGACCTGGCACGAGTGTCACAG GCATTACCACAGCATAGAGGTTTTTACACATTACGACCTGCTGAGTCTGAATGGCACCAAGGTGGCAGAGGGTCACAAGGCCAGTTTCTGTCTAGAGGACACTCAGTGTGACGAAG GTATTCAGAAACGGTACGCTTGTGCCAACTTTGGTGAACAGGGCATAACCGTTGGCTGCTGGGACACCTACAGACATGACATTGATTGTCAGTGGATCGATATCACAGATGTGAAACCAGGAGACTATATTTTCCAG GTCGTAATCAATCCTAACTATGACGTAGCCGAATCGGATTATACCAACAATGTCTTGAAGTGCAAGTGTCGCTATGATGGATACAGGATATGGGCGTACAACTGTCATACAG GTGGCTCGCTGAGTTCAGACATGGACGAATACCCTGGAATGAGCAACCAGCTGCACCGCAGATAG
- the r3hcc1 gene encoding R3H and coiled-coil domain-containing protein 1, whose product MVVISVSVDKDRASSTLALPCVSGCYLPKQETAFIHTVRGELDVFQQKNELKSVLLFPPVPSRLRFLIHQTTGNLPNLSTFSVGEGCARRVVVCYSDLRLPEEDHRDTEISSHVRARSRDREMENKGNRHRARRPDKAIYVPRAIRHKVDLEQLNLKESSEDSSSDVAKEPLVSNQETEVDSTDQSLADQEFVQLSRTGPSPWPPACDQAVSFFMSLTLDDQADENCANNTVLPIDATLQHQNLDESLLSEIKAKLICGDITILNTCNDFPAYANIWLDPEEFGHVIEIYNFPAFFKTDDLLDAFADYSEGGMKIKWVDNTHALGIFSSQSAATQALSLQHPILKTRSLLDGSQKAKWKAARRAEFIQPVRERPQTDTEVARRMVTRALGLRGGLRK is encoded by the exons ATGGTTGTGATCTcag TCTCTGTGGATAAAGATCGTGCCTCCAGCACCCTGGCTCTTCCCTGCGTCAGTGGCTGTTACCTCCCCAAACAAGAGACTGCATTTATCCACACCGTCCGTGGGGAGCTGGACGTATTTCAACAGAAAAATGAGCTGAAAAG CGTTCTACTCTTCCCGCCTGTCCCGAGCCGACTTCGGTTCCTGATTCACCAAACCACCGGCAATCTCCCCAACCTCAGCACATTCTCTGTGGGTGAGGGCTGTGCCCGCAGAGTCGTGGTGTGCTATTCTGACCTCAG ATTGCCAGAAGAGGATCATAGAGATACGGAAATCAGTTCCCATGTACGAGCACGCAGTCGGGACAGGGAAATGGAGAACAAAGGCAACAGACACAGAGCCAGACGACCAGACAAGGCTATTTATGTTCCACGTGCTATAAGACATAAGGTAGATCTGGAGCAACTAAATCTCAAGGAATCATCAGAGGATTCTAGCTCTGATGTTGCTAAGGAACCTCTTGTATCCAATCAGGAGACAGAGGTAGACAGCACTGACCAATCACTGGCCGATCAGGAGTTTGTGCAGCTTTCACGGACTGGGCCTTCCCCGTGGCCTCCAGCCTGCGACCAGGCTGTGTCTTTCTTCATGTCTTTGACATTAGATGACCAAGCAGATGAAAACTGTGCCAACAACACGGTCCTTCCCATTGATGCGACACTCCAGCACCAGAACCTTGATGAGAGTTTGCTCTCTGAG ATCAAAGCCAAACTCATATGCGGGGACATCACCATACTGAACACCTGCAATGATTTCCCCGCCTATGCGAACATCTGGCTTGACCCAGAGGAGTTCGGCCACGTCATTGAGATCTACAACTTTCCTGCCTTTTTTAAAACGGATGACCTTCTTGATGCCTTTGCTGATTATAG TGAAGGGGGGATGAAGATCAAGTGGGTGGATAACACTCATGCTCTCGGGATATTTTCAAGTCAGTCAGCAG CTACACAGGCGCTCTCTCTTCAGCACCCGATTCTGAAGACCCGCTCACTTCTAGATGGGAGCCAGAAAGCAAAGTGGAAAGCGGCCAGACGAGCAG AGTTCATTCAGCCGGTGAGGGAAAGGCCACAAACGGACACAGAGGTGGCTCGCAGAATGGTGACCAGAGCACTGGGGTTGAGAGGAGGTTTAAGGAAATGA